In a single window of the Acidobacteriota bacterium genome:
- a CDS encoding DUF433 domain-containing protein: MDYREIITIEPGKRSGKPTIRGMRITVQDVLEYLAGGMTEAEILSDFPELNRDDILACLAFAADRERQLAILPQYEIAA, encoded by the coding sequence ATGGATTACCGAGAGATCATAACCATCGAACCAGGTAAGCGAAGCGGAAAGCCGACGATCCGGGGCATGCGGATCACTGTTCAGGATGTTCTCGAATATTTGGCCGGTGGTATGACTGAAGCAGAGATCCTCTCGGACTTCCCAGAGCTTAACCGCGACGATATTCTGGCCTGCCTGGCGTTTGCAGCGGATCGGGAACGACAATTAGCCATTTTGCCGCAATATGAAATTGCTGCTTGA
- a CDS encoding DUF5615 family PIN-like protein, whose protein sequence is MKLLLDQNLSWKLVVELRESYPDSEHIKQALSTSADDRAIWDFARDNDFTIVTKDDDFVQRSMLLGHPPKVVWIRLGNCKTDEITRLLLGSLNVMIAFANDEEKSLFALP, encoded by the coding sequence ATGAAATTGCTGCTTGACCAAAACCTTTCTTGGAAGCTTGTAGTAGAACTCCGCGAAAGCTATCCGGACTCAGAACATATCAAACAGGCTCTATCGACCTCCGCCGATGATCGGGCCATCTGGGATTTCGCTCGAGACAATGACTTTACGATCGTAACGAAAGACGACGATTTTGTTCAGCGAAGCATGCTGCTCGGCCACCCGCCAAAAGTGGTCTGGATCAGACTGGGTAACTGCAAAACAGATGAGATCACCCGATTGCTACTGGGTTCTCTCAATGTCATGATAGCCTTCGCAAACGATGAGGAAAAATCGTTGTTTGCTTTGCCATGA
- a CDS encoding glycosyltransferase family 1 protein, whose amino-acid sequence MKALLISMGTRGDVEPFLAVGEILGERGWEVVCLFPEQFRGMTEAMGFRFHGFSEEFLKLIEGSDAKEILGGEGGAFSRVRNWATLARSGMKLAAESVEVQHRIQLDEAPDRIIYHPKCNTAIVWGMANPGKAIQLAPIPGLVHAVDEFAPMWKDFGRSINRASYRLINWFKAFAVKKFTKQFTTDLGFKKLTVAEINRALLETEKTIYTVSPSLFDRPAYWPETARVVGYFERDKAVGWQPDERLLEFLKAHDKIVFISFGSMTNTKPLEKTRAIVNVLKRNNIPAIINTSWGGLCEIDDAPEHVLFVNDVPYDWLYPHIYAVVHHGGSGSTHMALKYGCPSLVVPHALDQPFWARIVHEKGAGPAGLAISKLTELDFEQKLLDLYDNLDHGTNAERIGLAMSSEADAGKLYQIIVGDIERS is encoded by the coding sequence ATGAAAGCCCTTCTCATCTCAATGGGAACGCGTGGTGATGTCGAGCCGTTTTTGGCGGTGGGCGAGATACTTGGCGAGAGAGGTTGGGAGGTCGTTTGCCTGTTTCCTGAGCAGTTTCGCGGGATGACGGAGGCGATGGGGTTTCGGTTCCACGGGTTTAGCGAAGAGTTCCTGAAGCTGATCGAGGGCAGCGACGCAAAAGAGATACTTGGCGGCGAGGGCGGCGCGTTCAGCCGTGTAAGAAACTGGGCGACGCTTGCCCGCAGCGGTATGAAGCTCGCGGCCGAATCGGTCGAGGTGCAGCATCGCATTCAGCTCGACGAAGCTCCTGACCGCATCATTTATCACCCGAAATGCAACACAGCGATCGTCTGGGGAATGGCGAATCCGGGCAAGGCGATACAGTTGGCACCGATCCCGGGCCTAGTTCACGCCGTCGATGAATTTGCACCGATGTGGAAGGACTTTGGCAGATCGATCAACCGTGCCAGCTATCGGCTGATCAACTGGTTCAAAGCGTTCGCGGTAAAGAAATTCACGAAACAATTCACAACCGATCTTGGCTTTAAGAAACTCACCGTTGCTGAGATCAACCGGGCGTTACTCGAAACCGAAAAGACGATCTATACCGTCTCGCCAAGCCTATTTGATCGGCCGGCATACTGGCCCGAGACGGCGCGGGTCGTCGGCTATTTCGAACGTGACAAGGCCGTCGGTTGGCAGCCGGATGAGCGGCTGCTCGAGTTTCTAAAGGCGCACGACAAGATCGTCTTTATCAGCTTTGGCAGTATGACGAATACAAAGCCGCTTGAGAAAACGCGAGCGATCGTCAATGTGTTAAAACGAAACAATATTCCCGCGATCATCAATACATCCTGGGGTGGACTTTGCGAGATCGATGACGCGCCGGAGCACGTCCTCTTCGTAAACGATGTGCCGTATGATTGGCTCTATCCGCACATTTACGCGGTCGTTCATCACGGCGGTTCGGGTTCGACTCACATGGCTTTGAAATACGGCTGCCCGAGCCTCGTCGTGCCGCACGCTCTCGATCAACCGTTCTGGGCGAGGATCGTTCACGAAAAAGGCGCCGGTCCCGCGGGGCTGGCGATCAGCAAACTCACGGAGCTAGATTTCGAACAAAAGTTGCTAGATCTTTATGATAATCTTGATCATGGAACGAACGCTGAGCGGATCGGTCTGGCAATGTCGTCAGAAGCTGATGCCGGGAAGCTGTATCAAATCATAGTTGGCGACATCGAGAGATCATGA
- a CDS encoding cupin domain-containing protein: MKGYKSNIEKETLKNKNFRKVLYTSAYSQLVLMSIKPKEEIGSEVHAENDQFLRFEGGTGRVMVDDNKYTVKDGDAVVIPAGARHNVINTSATEDLKIYTIYSPPHHKDQIIRKTKEEAEANDEEFDGKMTEKRKR; the protein is encoded by the coding sequence ATGAAAGGCTATAAATCAAACATTGAGAAAGAAACACTAAAGAATAAGAATTTTCGAAAGGTTCTTTATACGTCCGCATATAGCCAATTGGTACTAATGAGCATCAAGCCGAAGGAAGAGATCGGCTCTGAAGTGCATGCGGAGAACGACCAGTTCCTGCGTTTCGAAGGCGGCACCGGGCGTGTAATGGTCGATGACAATAAGTACACTGTTAAAGATGGCGATGCGGTCGTCATTCCCGCGGGTGCACGGCACAATGTGATCAACACGTCCGCGACTGAAGACCTGAAGATCTACACGATCTATTCACCGCCGCATCACAAAGACCAGATCATACGTAAGACAAAAGAAGAAGCCGAGGCGAACGACGAGGAATTTGACGGCAAAATGACCGAAAAGCGGAAGAGATGA
- a CDS encoding DUF1801 domain-containing protein, with translation MNKDIQAYNDVQTPEEREVCNALAEAISRGLPKAENKIWHRHPVWFLDGNPIVGYSKLKAGIRLMFWSGADFDEEELKPRTGKFKDASVTYTSADQINPKDLKRWLKKSKEIQWDYKNIVKRKGRLERLK, from the coding sequence ATGAACAAAGATATTCAGGCATATAACGACGTCCAAACACCGGAGGAACGTGAGGTCTGCAACGCGCTTGCCGAAGCTATCTCGCGCGGATTGCCAAAGGCCGAGAACAAGATCTGGCACCGCCATCCGGTTTGGTTTCTCGACGGCAATCCGATCGTCGGTTACAGCAAGTTGAAGGCCGGCATCAGGCTGATGTTCTGGAGCGGTGCCGATTTTGACGAAGAAGAGCTCAAACCGCGAACCGGTAAGTTTAAAGACGCCTCCGTCACCTACACCTCCGCCGACCAGATCAACCCTAAAGACCTGAAACGCTGGTTAAAGAAGTCCAAAGAGATCCAGTGGGACTACAAGAACATCGTCAAACGAAAGGGCCGCCTGGAACGATTAAAGTAG
- a CDS encoding thioredoxin family protein: MSKSVFYHAGCPVCVSAEQDVISLIGADNVEVVHFGNDMSRFEEAEKAGVKSVPALITPNGNVLHINFGASMADLKG, from the coding sequence ATGAGCAAATCAGTTTTTTATCACGCCGGTTGTCCGGTTTGCGTTAGTGCGGAGCAGGACGTTATCAGCCTTATAGGAGCCGATAATGTGGAAGTCGTTCATTTTGGTAATGATATGTCGAGATTTGAAGAGGCGGAAAAGGCCGGCGTCAAATCCGTGCCGGCATTGATTACCCCAAACGGCAACGTGCTTCACATCAATTTTGGTGCTTCAATGGCAGACCTTAAAGGATGA
- a CDS encoding DUF2024 family protein yields MQVAVWDTFVKRGDGRTMHFDIIAPAEIKDAAVIYGYGRDYLKEKGEDSQTLTSNECSFCHVDEVQPQWVKAIEEKGYFIYEMENCD; encoded by the coding sequence ATGCAAGTAGCGGTTTGGGACACTTTCGTAAAACGCGGGGACGGAAGAACGATGCATTTTGACATCATCGCTCCGGCCGAGATTAAAGATGCTGCGGTGATCTACGGTTACGGCCGCGACTACTTGAAAGAAAAGGGCGAGGATTCGCAGACATTGACCTCAAACGAATGCAGTTTTTGTCACGTTGATGAGGTGCAGCCGCAATGGGTGAAAGCCATCGAGGAGAAAGGGTATTTCATCTACGAGATGGAGAATTGCGATTAG
- a CDS encoding NAD(P)H-dependent oxidoreductase, with amino-acid sequence MKKILVINGHPDKESYCYALAEAYTKGAVASGAVVKEIRVAELRFDPNLRFGYRMRTELEPDLIDSWEKIKWADHLVWVYPVWWGSLPAILKGFIDRVFLPGFAFKKRENSLLWDALLKGKSARIISTLDQPVWFYWLVNRQPSYWAMKRLTLNFCGIKPVKATTIGPIRLSTDSFRNKWLAKVEQLGREQK; translated from the coding sequence ATGAAAAAGATCCTGGTGATCAACGGCCATCCGGATAAAGAAAGCTACTGTTACGCACTTGCCGAGGCCTACACGAAAGGCGCCGTCGCATCGGGAGCCGTGGTAAAAGAGATCAGAGTAGCCGAGCTGCGATTCGACCCCAATCTGCGATTTGGTTACCGAATGAGAACCGAGCTGGAACCTGACCTCATAGACTCCTGGGAAAAAATAAAATGGGCCGATCATCTGGTTTGGGTCTATCCGGTTTGGTGGGGATCGCTACCGGCTATTTTGAAAGGCTTTATTGACCGCGTGTTTTTGCCGGGATTTGCGTTCAAGAAACGCGAGAATTCACTTTTGTGGGATGCACTGCTCAAAGGCAAGTCCGCGAGGATAATTTCGACACTCGACCAACCGGTTTGGTTCTATTGGCTCGTAAATCGACAGCCGAGCTATTGGGCTATGAAACGATTAACGTTGAATTTCTGCGGCATAAAACCGGTGAAAGCTACTACGATCGGACCTATACGATTATCAACTGATTCGTTTCGAAATAAATGGCTCGCAAAGGTCGAGCAATTGGGACGCGAACAGAAATGA
- a CDS encoding winged helix-turn-helix transcriptional regulator — protein sequence MNSSAFDPKHQSDSVESKIVASLERISQAFRVLLWNESKEHSLSPIQVQVLIFLLHHSDEKRKVSYLADEFNVTKATMSDCVRSLEQKQLIEKHLEPNDARSYTIHLTAKGEDIAKKTSFFAEQIQAPIEKLSSVEKENLLLSLFGIISRLNQTGVITIQRMCLSCHYYSSEDGHYCKLLKQRLMDVELRIDCAEHELRKAA from the coding sequence ATGAACAGCTCGGCATTCGACCCGAAACATCAGAGCGATAGTGTTGAAAGCAAGATAGTTGCATCTCTGGAAAGGATCTCGCAGGCATTTCGGGTATTGCTATGGAACGAAAGCAAGGAGCATTCGCTCAGCCCGATACAGGTACAGGTGTTGATCTTTTTGCTGCATCATTCGGATGAAAAACGAAAGGTGAGCTACCTGGCCGACGAATTTAATGTAACAAAGGCGACCATGAGCGATTGCGTCAGGTCGCTCGAGCAGAAACAGCTGATCGAAAAGCATCTCGAACCTAATGATGCACGAAGCTATACCATTCATCTGACCGCGAAAGGCGAAGATATAGCAAAAAAGACATCTTTTTTCGCCGAGCAAATACAGGCACCGATCGAGAAATTATCGTCGGTCGAAAAAGAAAACTTACTTTTGAGTCTATTCGGAATAATCAGCCGGCTGAATCAAACCGGGGTCATTACGATCCAAAGAATGTGCCTGTCCTGCCATTATTACAGTTCAGAGGACGGGCATTATTGTAAGCTACTCAAGCAGCGGCTTATGGATGTCGAACTTAGGATCGACTGTGCCGAGCACGAACTCAGAAAGGCCGCGTGA
- a CDS encoding Lrp/AsnC family transcriptional regulator, whose product MIDDIDRKIIVELQTDARTSYAELGRRVGLTTPAVIERVRKLEDAGIIMGYRAQIDTTKVGLPITAFVRMSITGVDYSHIIDVAQGSNEVLECHRGTGGDSFIMKVAVASVEHLQEVIDRLTPYGITTTTIVLSSPVRKRIIEV is encoded by the coding sequence ATGATCGACGATATCGACCGAAAGATAATCGTAGAGCTGCAGACGGACGCACGCACGAGCTACGCCGAACTCGGACGCCGCGTCGGCCTGACGACGCCCGCCGTCATCGAACGCGTCCGCAAGCTGGAGGACGCCGGCATCATCATGGGCTATCGTGCGCAGATCGACACGACAAAGGTCGGGCTGCCGATCACTGCATTCGTCAGAATGAGCATTACGGGCGTCGATTACAGCCACATTATCGATGTCGCGCAAGGATCGAATGAAGTGCTCGAATGCCACCGCGGCACCGGCGGCGATTCGTTCATAATGAAGGTCGCCGTCGCCTCGGTCGAACACCTGCAGGAGGTCATCGACCGCCTCACACCCTACGGCATCACGACGACAACGATCGTCCTGTCGTCACCGGTACGGAAAAGGATAATTGAGGTTTGA
- a CDS encoding phenylalanine 4-monooxygenase gives MLTETATATSDFAIENFQVSDADLPEFRDMKFENINELKLDHPGANDLAYRERRDHIASLAKNFRETGEITDVDYNPREQRVWRYVAEELEELHEKHASPFYLRAKRDLGISNERIPQLTEMNRRLRELTGFRLAPIEGLVETRAFLSWLSYRVMLCTQYIRHHSQPAYTPEPDIVHEAIGHIPMFTNPAFADFSQFIGLGARIATDKQIEELGRLYWFTVEFGLVEHEGDIKAYGAGLLSSFGELEHAFSTHVERRPFNLEQVINHEYTYSDMQPVLYVIPSYAELKEVTRKYIESFQK, from the coding sequence ATGCTGACAGAAACCGCCACCGCCACCTCCGATTTTGCCATCGAGAATTTTCAGGTATCGGACGCCGACCTGCCCGAATTTCGGGACATGAAGTTCGAAAACATCAACGAACTCAAACTCGATCATCCGGGCGCGAATGACCTCGCATACCGCGAACGCCGCGACCATATTGCGTCGCTGGCGAAAAACTTTCGCGAGACGGGCGAGATCACCGACGTCGATTACAACCCGCGTGAACAGCGCGTATGGCGTTATGTCGCCGAGGAACTGGAAGAGCTGCACGAAAAGCACGCATCGCCGTTCTACCTGCGTGCTAAACGCGACCTCGGTATTTCGAATGAACGCATTCCGCAGCTGACCGAGATGAACCGCCGCCTGCGTGAACTGACCGGTTTTCGGCTTGCGCCGATCGAAGGGCTCGTCGAAACGCGTGCGTTTCTGTCGTGGCTGTCGTACCGCGTGATGCTCTGTACGCAGTACATCCGCCATCACTCGCAGCCCGCCTACACGCCCGAACCCGACATCGTTCACGAGGCCATCGGCCATATTCCGATGTTCACAAACCCGGCGTTCGCCGATTTCTCGCAGTTCATCGGCCTCGGCGCACGCATCGCAACCGACAAGCAGATCGAGGAGCTCGGGCGGCTGTATTGGTTCACGGTCGAATTCGGCCTGGTCGAGCACGAAGGCGACATCAAGGCATATGGCGCCGGACTGCTCTCAAGCTTTGGCGAACTCGAACACGCATTCTCAACCCACGTCGAACGCCGCCCGTTCAACCTCGAACAGGTCATCAACCACGAATACACCTACAGCGACATGCAGCCCGTGCTGTACGTGATTCCGTCGTATGCCGAGCTGAAAGAGGTGACGCGGAAGTATATTGAGAGTTTTCAGAAATAA
- the hppD gene encoding 4-hydroxyphenylpyruvate dioxygenase — MDNKNPLGLKKIHHVEFYVGNAKQAEFYYRKAFGFSRHAYSGLETGNRESTSYVMRQGNVNFVLTAAMGPEHPAADHVKLHGDGVKDIAFYVEDADHAFNEAVRRGATPVIEPHDWQDENGSVRKAAIATYGDTIHSFISYGVGSPNVSKDGNGNGSVQPPATAGGSDNQYNGPFLPGFVAQAVEGESVGLMLVDHIVGNVELGKMNYWCDFYRDVLGFFRYITFDDKDISTEYSALMSIVMSDGQHNIKFPINEPAEGKGGKSQIQEYIDFYRSAGAQHVALLCRDVLATVEKLQQNGVEFLTIPDTYYDDLLDRVGPIDEDIESLKKLGILVDRDDEGYLLQIFTKPVEDRPTVFYEILQRKGCKGFGKGNFKALFVSIEEEQRRRGNL, encoded by the coding sequence ATGGATAACAAGAACCCGTTAGGATTAAAAAAGATACATCACGTTGAGTTTTACGTCGGCAACGCCAAGCAGGCGGAGTTTTATTATCGCAAGGCGTTCGGGTTCTCGCGGCATGCGTATTCCGGGCTCGAGACGGGCAATCGCGAATCGACGAGTTATGTGATGCGGCAGGGCAATGTGAATTTTGTCCTGACGGCGGCGATGGGGCCGGAACATCCGGCGGCCGATCACGTCAAGCTGCATGGCGATGGCGTGAAGGACATCGCGTTCTACGTCGAAGATGCGGATCATGCGTTCAATGAGGCTGTTCGCCGGGGTGCGACGCCGGTCATCGAGCCGCACGATTGGCAGGACGAAAACGGCTCGGTCCGCAAGGCGGCGATCGCGACCTACGGCGATACGATACATTCGTTTATCTCGTACGGCGTCGGTAGCCCGAACGTGAGTAAAGATGGAAATGGAAACGGCAGCGTTCAACCACCCGCTACCGCAGGTGGTTCTGACAATCAGTACAACGGCCCGTTCCTGCCCGGATTTGTCGCGCAAGCCGTCGAAGGCGAAAGCGTCGGGCTGATGTTGGTCGATCACATCGTCGGCAACGTTGAGCTCGGCAAGATGAACTATTGGTGCGATTTTTATCGCGACGTGCTCGGGTTTTTCCGCTATATCACGTTCGACGACAAGGACATCTCGACAGAGTATTCGGCGTTGATGTCGATCGTGATGTCGGACGGACAGCACAACATCAAGTTCCCGATCAACGAGCCTGCGGAGGGTAAAGGCGGCAAATCGCAGATCCAGGAATACATCGATTTTTACCGATCGGCCGGTGCTCAGCACGTCGCTCTGTTGTGCCGCGATGTACTCGCGACCGTCGAAAAGCTGCAGCAGAACGGCGTCGAGTTCCTGACGATACCCGACACGTATTATGACGACCTGCTCGACAGAGTCGGCCCGATCGACGAAGACATAGAAAGCCTGAAAAAGCTCGGCATCCTCGTCGACCGCGACGACGAAGGCTACCTATTGCAGATATTCACCAAGCCGGTCGAAGACCGCCCGACGGTGTTCTACGAAATTCTCCAACGCAAAGGCTGCAAAGGCTTCGGCAAAGGCAACTTCAAAGCGCTGTTCGTCTCGATCGAAGAAGAGCAGCGGCGGCGCGGCAATCTATGA